From the genome of Malus sylvestris chromosome 13, drMalSylv7.2, whole genome shotgun sequence:
tgaatgtacccatgtttatacacacacaatagtatatttatattttaatatttttaatcccacaaattatggttttttatttaaaatctcatttatataaacaactaaaatttctattttctaatttaaaaaatatagtagcgtacaaataaataaattatcacatttaTTTCAAGAAtctcgatcaaaaattaaaaatcaataagatttcaatcaaaaaatatttataactaAAAACCGTATCAAagtcttaattttttttcttctaattagaCCACCACACATTACTGACGATCTCAAAATCATATCGAAGCAGACAATCACATTCTCCACAAGTAGCAGAAGGGGCTAGAAGCCTAGAACGTAGACCATAGACGTGGCAACTGTCTACTGGGAGAGCACAACACCATAGGCACTTTAATGGGCCAGGCCCACATTCGGGCCGTGGATGTATAGCGTGCTACGTGGCAAGCAGGCCATGGTGGTTCAGAAAGTGAAGGCTGGGCCCACTGAACAAGGGTCCCTTTCCGTAGTCTGTTTCAGGAGAGGCGCAGGATAAGAAAGCAAGTGGGTGGGCGATGTGTCGAAATTGGGCCCCGGAATGTGATATGGGCTTTTGTTTGTATTGACAGGTCTGTCCCTGCGGGACCATCGACGCTCCTCTCCCGGCGATGGCACACGTGTACGGTCTCTTTCGTTGGTTCTAATACCCACGTGGCCGCCCACACCTCGTCAGCTGATTCAACGATCGAAGTGGGCCAGTGACTACacctctccggatctcttccaccaaattcaTCCAATCAATTAATCTGAACTCtttaaatttgatccaacgactaaaattattataactttttaaGAGAACCCATATTTGTAGCCGTTGTATTAAATTTTAAGGATCCGGATTTATTGATTGGTGGACTTTGGTGGGagagatctggagaggatctctTCCCGATTTGCTCTATGCATAGCAGGACAGTGGCTAGGCAAGCTGATTAACATCTTTATTTGATAATACAATGTGACGTGCAATGTTAAGTGTAAGTTTTGTTTCACATAATGTTTATAGGATGATACTAgagagaccaaaattttaaattaaatttgcaaatcaaatgatatgtcaccaataagaaataagcatgttaattaacacttaagtaatacatcaatcatcaacaaccacattaTTCGGTTTCTCTAGTATTACCCATATTTATATGGTTGGAGTGAAAGGGTGAGCCCATTTCATGTAATTGACACTTTTATGCTTTGGGTTAGAGCTCATTTGAAAGTACTTTTAATATAACTAAAAGCGCttgtaaataatatttttacgcttgaaagcacttaaagtgtttttccagaatttacctgcgtttttactaagaattggttccaaatatattttcaccaaaaacgttttTAACAATTTAAAAAACGATTCCaaacaaatttaattattttcacaaaaaatacttttaaatatttttaccaaaaacacttaaatatTTTCACTCCCATGCATAAAGCTAGAAGGATTTTGGTCCTCACATGCTCAACCTTACTTTGGGCCACTTAAAGATACCTACAAATCACTCAAGCAAAAAGCAATCCAATCCTAAAGCCCAATAAGAAGAGTTGGCACTTGACACCAAGTCATTCCTTTCAAAACAAGAATGCTCAACTCCCAACTCCTTGAGATTCTCATGTGTCACCGGTTATATACAAACATGCACAAGTCTCTTTCATCATGTGCCAAGACGGGAGACAGACAGAGATAGACACATGATTGTACAAACCCGAGGAGTAAAGAAAATTCCCTCCAATGCTAGAATGGTTCATTATTACAAGTTGCCGGGGTACCATAACCATAGATTGACAAAGATACAAGTGCTTGAGATCAAGGGTTGGACAATCACTTCATATTCAGCGAGGCTAAACACATTCTGGAATTGTTTACCAGTGCTTGAGAAATAGATTTAGACAAGCAGAGTGGATAGATTTCGATCGATGATTAAACCTATCCCACATGTTCCCAATCATTGTGTTTAACAGACAAACAAAATGCGATATTCATCAAATGACAAGACAAAACTCAATCGAAAGGTAAGCATATCGTAGATTGTAGCAACTCAGTTTCGATACATGTGCTTTGATTGCCCCGAACCACAACTGAACAAATCATATTAGTAACAAAATACGAGGGTATTCATAGAACTTCTACACCATGTTGTGTAATTAGTCAAACTATGCTTTGAAAATTTGACACAAATGAACATGTAGAAGCGAATAGAGAATGTATACAAGCTCAAAAATTCAATCGTCGGtaacaaatttaaaatttcatgtCAGTTTGATGAGCTTAAAGACTTCTTAAGATTCCGAAGGATGCTCCACATGAATGTGGAAATAAAGAAGAGGACAATACCAGTAACAACTGCATATTTGAGGCCAAGGTTCACCAGCAAATTTACCAGAAGCCCGGCCAACACAACACCAAAGAAATTTGCAGACACCGCTGACCAGAATGGCATGTCGAGAATGGAAGCTATGATGGCCCCTGTCCATGCTCCTGTTCCCGGGAAAGGCACAGCCACAAACAGCATCAGACCAAGCCATTGGAACTCCTCTACAGGGCCAGCTTTCTCTTTAGCCCTCACAAACAGCAAGTCAAGGAACCGAGCTGCAGCCTTGTTCTTTCCAGCAAGGAAAGATGCAAATCTCTTCAGGTAAAGTATGATGAAGGGCACAGGAATCATGTTCCTACAGATGCATAGTCCCAAACTCTGTCAATCCCTAACTTTGTGAATTTCAATGAAAAATTTGACTAAACTACTCTTCTTAGGATCACAAATATCACATTGTACACGAAAATGCCATAGATAGTGCATAAAGGTAAAATGCTGAAACTTGAAGCACCCttttgatcaaatgggcaaAAGCCAATAGGCCATTACGAGCGTCAGGATTTCAGACTGACATACTAGCGGCCTACTACTAATCACACCTATATACTATATTTCATTTTGTCAATTTACCGACGTGGGACGTTTTACATTCTTCAACAAGGAAAATGCTGAATGTATAAATTGTTTAAAAGTTAAGAACCACATTGCACAAATATTTCCATAAGCAGGCACATTCTATAAAACAGACACAAATCAATCATTAGAGACCTGTCAAACAACGTTGGTGAAACAAAATCCCAACAAAAATCAAGTAAAATGTCGAAAATGGCTATAGTGGAGAAAAATGACTAACCCAATAACAGATAGAACTGTTAGCAGAACAGGCTTAAGCTGCATCCAGTAACCAACAGGAATAGCCCCACGAAGCTCGATGACCGGAAGTGTGGCCAGAGCAAACACCACAGCCTCATCAGGCCAGCCGGAGCTTCGAAGCGCCGTCGCAATCTTCAGGCCAAAGTTGGAGGCTCTGATTGAATCCGCAGCCGCCGCAGCAGCAGCATTTGCATTTCCGGAAGCCGCGAACAAAGCAAGCGACACAGATGCCCAGACCAAAACCCAAAGGGCAAATTTGACCGGCCGCTCAAACAACGGCAAAAGCTCATCTTCCTCGTCTGTTTCAAGAAACCCACGTGAGGAAACTCGTGATGCAGCGCGAGCGAGGGGTGAAATTACAATAGAGGGGTTTAAATTGGGCAAAGTTTGAAACTTCAACTCAGCATTGGGGCTGGAAGGGGATTGTTTGATGAGGGTAATGATTGGACGGCTATTTTGCGGTGAAAATACGAAGTGGGTTTTTCTGAGAGACAAATTTGACGTCAATGGCGATGTGGATGCTGATAGAGATGCAGCCATTGCTGCAGAGTTAGGTGGACGATAGAACCCAAGGAGGATTGTGACTTGCGAATTGAGGCAAGGTTTTAGGGGGTTTCTGTTGGGGAGTTACTTCTCTGAGTGAGGATTTTACCGCGTCCAGGCAGGGATTTATGAACACCATCAGAATGTTTGGAGTGTGAATGAGttgagtatttatcaaatatagcaaAAAAACTAAGccttaattttaaaaatgtccttttttttataaaaactttcaaatgtaatttaattttaaaaatgtccttttttttataaaaactttcaaatgtaATTAAAATTCcacttaaatagacacaaataccttcaaatttaacaatcaaataaattaaaagttttTTAACCAGAATGATTCGTGACATTGACATAACTGCTAAAAAATTACTTTTTAAGACACAACTAAGTAGTGGTAGATGAAGTATTTGTGAAATTGCGacgtcaaattttttttaagtgagGCATTTTGTGGAGGTAAACCTGTACACATTGTGTGTTTAGCATACATTCTCacactttgttatattttaatTGTATATTTAAGTTAATATTGTTATATTCAACGTAGGGTTAAATCATGTAAGTATAGGATTATGAGGTAAAACTTCTAAGAAGTACGGGAGGTGAGAGAGTTAAGGACTTGGATTGTATGCCCTCCCATTTaggtgccctccccgtgccctcctgttttgtgtggtcacggttaagccacgtcaatattttatattatttttttataaaaataataaaacaaaaagaaatagtaatataaaatgttgacatggcttaaccgtgaccacaaaaacaggagggcacgaggagggcacagaaattggagggcagacaatccaagtccgagAGTTAATGGTCTTGTTATTATTTTAAGAAATAATAActaactttaaaactctttaaaaAATGGTATGGTTCCCTTGAAATGTATAACTTTTCtcctatttcttcttcttcaacgtGCGCGGTAATCAACCATGcaactaattgttttttttttttttttgttaaatctgCTTCCTGGTGATTTTAAGTAAGAAGTGAGTGATGGAGTTTGTGATAATGGTGAAttgattattcttcatcatGATCCGATACAATATCGTACCAAACGAAGAAAAGTgactacaaataaaaaataaacattgtcATAATTGTTTGAACATATCCACTCATTTTGTGCACTCGAATTCGAATGATAATCTCATGCcattgcattttatttttcttggtgAACCGTACAAAATATGTTTCCTATTCATTTTCCGATAGATATTTACCCAAAAGAAGGAAAGATATTTTCTACTCGAAGAAATAAAAGGATTCCATGACTTTTTACTGTTCAATGACACCAATAGTCAACCCACTTTGACGGTCAAACTCCAAACTCGCATGTCATACGCTTCCACTATCGCAAGAACGCCGGGAACTACACTGTGAACTCGCACATCTAACACCATGAGCCGGAAGAGAGACAAACCCTACTTCTCCCGCCACGCCCCCTACTCCGGATCGAAACGCCGTCGTCCCCTGCCTCCACATCCGGAACCCGAACCCGAGCTCGACAAACCCACTTACAAGCAACCGCCGCCGCCGGCTCTGATCGTAACAGGTCTCCCGCCCGACTGCTCTGTCCTAGACCTCAAGTCCCGGTTCGAGATCTATGGACCCATCTCCCGCATCCGCATTGACCGCGACGCGGTCGGCTACGTCACCTACCGTGCCGCCGACTCCGCTCAAGCCGCCATCGCTGCCTCTCTCGACCCATCATTCGGTATCACCATCGAATCCAAAAAAGTACTGATCTTTCCTCTTCAATTGACCCAAAGAAGCTTTCTTTTTACTATTTAGTTTCTGGGTTTTCGAATATTTGTTGAAATCTGGGGTTTTGCCGCAGCTGCAGGTGCTTTGGGCGACGGACCCACTTGCCCAATGGCGGAAGGGAGTCGGAGCTGGTGCTGAAAATAGAGATTCCGGTTCCGGGTCGTCGGCAAGTTCGAATCTTGTGAGGGCGGAGGTGCCGCTGAGGGGGCGCGGCAGAGGGAACAAGCTTGCTTCGGCAATAGTGAATCCCAGAGGCGGCGCTACTGCTGTTCCTGCCACTGCTGCTGAGAGTTCTTCGTCGGCGTTGGATGCGCCTTCCAAACCCAGAGAAATCGTTGCTTATGATGATATCCTGTAATACTATCAGCTGCGTTTTGGGATTTGGAGGGTTTAGTTTTGTAACATTAGCTATGGGTTTTAGTTCATAGAGATATGAGTGGGTATGAAGTTGCTTGAGTTAGCAGAGATAAAAGGTTTGGCTTTCAGAtcattgatgattgatgttttatgtttgtttgtgAATCCGATGTTTTGCATTTGTTTGGTTTGTGATTCTGTATGctcttttgttttatattttaatgaattagGCTGCTCCATGTTGTGAATAACGCAATGCAGTACTATATTTGCTTCAAGCCTTCAGCTGTTCAACAATGTTGTTGTTCTGATTGTGAATGTGATTGCATTCTGTTTGTTGGGTTAGATTTAAGCAGCGGACCTATACCCGGCCTTGGAGGCAAGTGCCAGATTTTAATGAGTAGGAGAGGACACGGCAGCTGCCCAAAAACATGAACGGAGCTCTGCAGATCTTGGTGATTGTATCAAATATTCAAATCAGAACTTTGAAAGCGGCGGAGGGAATTTGTAACTCAACTGCAAGAAATATATGTAAATCTCAAAAGCTATGAAAATGTTTAAGCCCAAGATCTTTAGCCTAAAGACCCCACGATCGAGCAGTTTAATAGAACAGAATTGTAAAGCAAAGTAATTGAAAACAAAGAGCAGAGACTAGTGAGCAATCAGAGAATTGTTGTAATGGAAGAGAGTGAAGAAAGCAGAGGAGTAAAGCAAGAAGAAGCATGCAGCGAGCAAGAGATATGGAGTTGGGGGGCAGGAGCGGACGGGCAGGCTACAGGACGAGCACGTCCCTTAACTGCTTCACCTCCCTACTCTCTCCTCTGCCGCCGGACCCATCTCCTTCCTCGCCTGCGGCGGCGCTCACGTTCTCGCCTTGACCTCAGGTCTCTTCCTTGCTTCCGTCTAAATATTACAAAAATActatatttttccttttttttttcttaggaacgaaaaataaaaaaaaccacctTTATGCGGATGTATATGTTTTGTGACCCATTTGTCGATATGACCCATTTGTCGTAGTGTGTGATGTTTTCTGCAATCAATAGGCTGCAGGTGTTTCAGGAGATGAAGTTTATGGATTTGGTTCTGGAAAGCGTGATCAACTGGGTATCTCCAAAGGTAAGATAAAATTAATTAGTCTTTCCTGAGCGAACTTATGGATTTGAAGGCGTGAAAATTGCAAGCATCGTTGCAAATGGAGATCATACTGCAGCATTATCTGGTGAGTGCAGCAAATCCCCCTTTCTTGATTTGGTCATATAAAGCTGATCACATTGCTCGTCATACGAATGTCCAGCTTAAAAATGTACCAGTTCATGAAAGATCTAAGGACTTCCATGCTAGTTTGGTCCATAGTTTCCCACATAGTATAGAAGCCGGTGCTGTAGGAAGTACCGATTGAACACTATTTGCCTCGGTAGTTTGATTCTCTGATTGCTGTTTTCTTTGTTGTCTATGGCGTCAGCTGAGGGGTACACTTGGGGAAGAGGGTTTGGCTGCACTTTAAGCACTCACTGTCCACAGTGTTTACCTACATCGTTCTCGTTTACCAAAATTGCTGTCGGATGGAATCATGCTTTAGTATTAGTGGTATGCACATTGATTTCATGTTTTAACTAGTTCTGTGTATTCATCATCTGTGGCGAAAAGATGTCGTGTTTTAAAATAGCTGCCCTGCCTCGGATATATCTTAAACAGGTGCGGAAGTTCATATGCTTGGTGGAAATCACCATGGAGTCCTTAGTAATCCTGAAAAAATGACTCCACTAAAGCACTTAGCAGGTTAAGGCATTTCATCGTACAGATCTGAAAAGTACACTGGATATTTCTGGTAAGTTTAATGTATCTGAATGATCTTCGTGCTCGAATTGTGATTGCTGCTGATTGCGTGTGTGATTCTTTCTGTCAACAGATTCAAAGTGAGTTGTCGTGGAGAAAATCCCCGGTCTCGGTGAGAGTAGAAGTGTGCAGATTGCAGCTGGAGCCGAGCACTCTGCTATTGTGACCGAGGATGGAGTGATTAAGACATGGGGTTGGGGTGAACATGGTCAGCTTGGCTTGGGAAATACAGATGCCAAACGAGTCCTCAAGAAGTGAGTTTCTGCCACAAATTTCGGGAAGAAGCCGACACAATCGAGATTTACTGCGGTAGCGGGTTTACAACTTCGTGTCGCCATTCTCAGACTGATTAACAACCTAGTTACCTGAGCTTTACCTAGTTCATGCGGTAGCAGGTTTACAGGGTCATGTTTTTTGGACTGAAAGGTCACGGATTCAAGTCGTGAAAACAGCCTCAAGCAACCAACTTTACTTTCGAAACAAAAAGCCGCATACTTAAAATTGAGTCTGCGATCAGAGCTAGAAAAGTGAGAGTTTTCCGGAAATTTTCCCATTGAATTACTTGTCACAATTAAAAAATTCGGCCTTTACATGAAGAAGATTAGAAGAAAAGACGCCAACGGTGATGTTACATATGAATCATGACATAAAAGAATCACATTAGTTAATATCTACTGCCTATATCTTCAAGAATCTGGGGAAGAATTGCCGTCTCTGCTCGATGAATACCTTCTTATGCTTGTTGGGGACTTCAGTTGCATGTGTTATGTTATGATCAGGACGTTGTTTTCATACCCGTTGTTGCGAACAATTGGGCGTAGGGGATCAACCCGCCATTCACCATCGGCAATGAACTTAATCTGAAATGCAAGATCCAAAAAACATTAATCAATGGGGTTCCGGAAATATAAAAGCTCAACCGGAtaacaacaaaatttacttgcCTCGTATCTGCCCGGATACAATTTAAGGGACAAAGAGAAGACTCCTGTTCTCGACTTCTCCATCTTTCTCTGCAAGCAACCAACCAGGCAACAACATTTGTATTACAAAAGCAAGTAGAAGACCACTGCTAAGAAACATGGTGGTAGTACTGGTATTTCGAAAACGTAGGTAAATGCAAGTATAAATTACctcataaaacaaaaaatacatgCACATGATACAATAACTTATTAATCGTTTGCAGTATTTCTTCATCTAATAACGAAAGGAAAGTAAGAAAATAAATGAATGAGTGGACAAGGACATGCATCTACTCTTATTACTTAAGCCTAACCTAACTGATCAATTCAAGAGGAGATCAGACCTGGGTAGTCCAACCATCATATGATCCAGATATGAGCACTTCTGAGGCTGAATTTGGCCAAACAATGCATGCAGTACGAAGAAGTCGTAAGGCCCTGCGAGCATCACTAATCCGCTTCTGTTTCTCCTCCACAATCTTTTGCGCTTCGCTGATATGGGTGGGTAACATGTCAATAGTCAAGCAAGTCATAGTCTTGTTTTTAAACTAACAGAAACTGTGCATACATTATTGCCATTGCCACCTTTCCTTCTAAAACAGCTAACTTGGCACGTGTTGAACGCAATTTGTCCTGGGCTTGCATAATCTCATTTTCCTGAAACTCCCAAGCATCAGCAAGGTTCTGCAAATCTGCAGAGTTGCTTTCATGACCCTGATGAAAAATATAGAATGTGTTTAATATAATGACACGAATCCTCTAGAAACATTATAACCGTATGAGAATGCTTCCAAGAGAAACTGAATGCAAACAAAACTTAAGGGTTCCATGGCAAAGAAAATGAAAGCGAATACATAGTTAAAACTTTAGagtgaaaattttcaaactagatataattttaatatttttgtaatGAAGACTGTTCATACCCACCTCCTGTGATGCAGCTTCATCAGTTTTAGACCTCAACAAACGAAGTGCAGAGATGAGCTCTGATTCAAGGTGCTTGATGTGACTACGTATTTGCTTGTGATTGATCCCTTTCTGATTAGAATCCAGTTCAATCCTTCGATCGGGTTCATTAGCTCTTGCTCTTAGTTTAAATATGCGATCTCTTGAAACATCCTCAGACACTCCCGTTTTATCACAAGAAAATTCATCAGCTGTACATTACATACATTATATCATCAATCAAAGGTTACTTGAACCAAATATTGAACCTTCAATCCagtgaaaactgaaaacaagtAACTATAAAATACCTTCAAAATCCAGATCCGAAACTCCAGCCCTCTGGGTGCTCCAAGTTCTCCACATGTCAGGTCTGGGTGAGTCTCCTCTTAGCACATCAATGTTTGAAAGAGATCTGTTGTGATTAGACCCGTCTCTTGAATCGTTAAGAATGGCTTTGGTGGGGTTTACTGATGCAGGTCCACTGCTTGTCAAGGCCAGCAACTGTCTTTTACAATGCAACATGCATCACGTTATGTTTTAGAATTTCTACATGCAAAGGAAACAATCACATCAAACTCttaaaaacaaattattttCATGCCGATGCTGTCATTGTGACTGCCAACATAAAAGTTATCCTctctttcaagtttcaaatgaACTTCATGGTGGAAAGAACAAAATAAGTTTCATTAACATTTGCTGATAAATTggaattgattttgttttagACATATGCAATCCTCACGAAATATACCAAAAATGCAATTCAATTCTGAAATATATATCATCAGCTTACCACCATAAATGTATACAGAAGTATGTAAACTGGAAACAAGTAAAAATTTCAGGACTTTGCATAATGCTTTCCCCTAGAATATCACCCCACCAAAAGACACAATCAATTTCAAAGTAAATTAAACGAACTTACATCATCAGCTGagtcttctttctctctcaaagtCAAACCAAGCGTCAAATTTCTCTGTTTCTCCAATCGATTCAATATACCCGCAATTCCAGTATCGTCCTCTGTTGTAGCGGCTTCTCTACACATATATACAACAGTTGAGTTGAATCCCTTTCCCAAACAAGTATTCATCGATTCTAGTGTTAAACATAGAGTATCAATGAACGACGAATATCTTGTCCTCGCCTTTTTTTTAGATAACAAATCTCATCCACACAATACATATCCATGGTGCAAATATTCAATGAAAGTTTCACAGTTTGCACATCACTTTCCAAATTAATGAcatagaaaacaaaaagaataattATACCTGGGAAAAAAACAAATCTAAAAATTTGAACAAGTTTCAATTATAACAGAATCCTCACAGTGATCGACCAGAGGACGATGCTGCTTGAGAAGAATCATCAAGAATCGAAGAACCCACGCCGGAAACCCCAATTTGATTGCCGCTGGAGGCACCGCTGTCGAATTGTTTCGCCATTGTCGAATCCCTATTCCTAAAGTTGCGTTCTTGAGCTCTATCTTCTTCTTCCAAATCCCAACCCAACGAAAGCCAACCGCCTTTCTTCGTAATAGCATCGACCAAATCATCTCTCCCAGCTTCCAACAGCTCCTTCTTGCTCGGAAACGCCTGGGGCTTCTTGGAGCTCTTCATGAACTCCAGAATCTCAGCTTCCAAGGTGAAATCATCCCCCTCGCCATCCCAATCTTTACACCGCCTCGCAAACCCAGAACACCCACAATACAACCCGTTGTAATTGTACCCTTCTCTCGACTCTGAAAACCCTAGAATCAAAGAACAGCCGGTTATCGGGTGATGACCCTGCAGCCGCCGGGTTATTGCTCTTGAATTACCGATGAAAAGAATCGAGGGAAAGGCGCGAGGGACAACAACTGGGGAGGAGGAGGGCGGGAGGATCAGGTGGTTTGCGGCGGTGGTGGAAGAGAGCATGGCTCAGGCATTTCGACGAACAGATTGGGGGTGGAAGGCggagaaatggaaaaaaagaGGGGAGGGGGAGCGAAGCAACGAACAAAACCACCGGGACACGTAAACAGGCATTAAAGGCGAAATAAGCCGAAGGTGTACGAATAGAAATTCAAAGCGCGTTTTCCATTTTTAAgaataaaaacaattatttgCTAATTACTGTGTCTGATATTTTAATCGTTAATCAATGCATCTTGGAAGAGGATAAGAGGGCAAAGGACCAAGGATTCCGCAGAATGATAGAGATTCTCGACGGAAGAGATATTGACTCATATCTTGTTCTACATAAAAAAAGAATTGACTCATATCTTATTCTACGCTCGATTCTCTTTTGaaataatgaataattttagtggtttattatttaaacactTGTCATTGCTCTTAAATGCTTTTGTCATTGTCATGTTACTAATTACATGATAATGTCTCTCTTTAACTAAGTAATGTCAGATCACATGTCTATTTAATTTGAGATATATAAACCACCTGCGTTTGTGTCCACCAAAATGGTTTCATGTGGAGCTTGAATTCAAAAGGTCCTCCCTTGTGTGTCATCCTTGGGCGTGGAAGCTCCTATCCAAAAATTTATCAAGTAAAAGGGGTTAGTTTATGGGATCAATTCCAACTAAACATGCATGTTAGTTAGTATAGTACCCTAACAAAACGAATTAggcttcatgtttttttttttttgaagagcGCCGATAGCatatcatttaaaaaataagggCTGATTACAACAGAATAACAAGGAGGGAGACAAAAGACTAGTCCCCTCACTAAAATAATCAACCATTACATTCAAACGACAAAAGACTCGTATAATTAATATTGTGATAAGTATTATAATCTCGTAACAT
Proteins encoded in this window:
- the LOC126597254 gene encoding uncharacterized protein LOC126597254, which codes for MAASLSASTSPLTSNLSLRKTHFVFSPQNSRPIITLIKQSPSSPNAELKFQTLPNLNPSIVISPLARAASRVSSRGFLETDEEDELLPLFERPVKFALWVLVWASVSLALFAASGNANAAAAAAADSIRASNFGLKIATALRSSGWPDEAVVFALATLPVIELRGAIPVGYWMQLKPVLLTVLSVIGNMIPVPFIILYLKRFASFLAGKNKAAARFLDLLFVRAKEKAGPVEEFQWLGLMLFVAVPFPGTGAWTGAIIASILDMPFWSAVSANFFGVVLAGLLVNLLVNLGLKYAVVTGIVLFFISTFMWSILRNLKKSLSSSN
- the LOC126597255 gene encoding uncharacterized protein At1g27050-like; amino-acid sequence: MSRKRDKPYFSRHAPYSGSKRRRPLPPHPEPEPELDKPTYKQPPPPALIVTGLPPDCSVLDLKSRFEIYGPISRIRIDRDAVGYVTYRAADSAQAAIAASLDPSFGITIESKKLQVLWATDPLAQWRKGVGAGAENRDSGSGSSASSNLVRAEVPLRGRGRGNKLASAIVNPRGGATAVPATAAESSSSALDAPSKPREIVAYDDIL
- the LOC126597251 gene encoding protein PTST homolog 2, chloroplastic-like: MLSSTTAANHLILPPSSSPVVVPRAFPSILFIGNSRAITRRLQGHHPITGCSLILGFSESREGYNYNGLYCGCSGFARRCKDWDGEGDDFTLEAEILEFMKSSKKPQAFPSKKELLEAGRDDLVDAITKKGGWLSLGWDLEEEDRAQERNFRNRDSTMAKQFDSGASSGNQIGVSGVGSSILDDSSQAASSSGRSLEAATTEDDTGIAGILNRLEKQRNLTLGLTLREKEDSADDLLALTSSGPASVNPTKAILNDSRDGSNHNRSLSNIDVLRGDSPRPDMWRTWSTQRAGVSDLDFEADEFSCDKTGVSEDVSRDRIFKLRARANEPDRRIELDSNQKGINHKQIRSHIKHLESELISALRLLRSKTDEAASQEGHESNSADLQNLADAWEFQENEIMQAQDKLRSTRAKLAVLEGKVAMAIIEAQKIVEEKQKRISDARRALRLLRTACIVWPNSASEVLISGSYDGWTTQRKMEKSRTGVFSLSLKLYPGRYEIKFIADGEWRVDPLRPIVRNNGYENNVLIIT